In Ipomoea triloba cultivar NCNSP0323 chromosome 15, ASM357664v1, one genomic interval encodes:
- the LOC116006914 gene encoding IAA-amino acid hydrolase ILR1-like 6, which translates to MKLLEFFLLIFSIFLDFPIVTSNAGAGADDHRDFTYFKSTPAGFTKPQAAAAAENIKNQSLSLKLSGSLPAGSSCGVWTRKCSDELLRVAGERENVEWITAVRRKIHRNPELAFEEFETSRLIRDELDKMGVPYEFPLAVTGIRATVGTGGPPFVALRADMDALPIQEAVEWEHKSRVAGKMHACGHDAHVAMLLGAAKILKIRENYLKGTVVLIFQPAEEAGNGAKRMIKDGALDKVEAIFAVHVSHQHPTGVIGSRPGALLAGCGFFRAVITGGKKGLASVDPVVAASAAVISLQGIVSREANPLDAQVVSVTSVDTGDSLHTIPETVVLCGTFRAFSNSNFYQLLKRIREVFTEQARVFRCSATVEFFEDKDTIYPPTVNEERMYEHVKKVAVDLVGPTNFRVVPPMMGAEDFSFYSEVIPAAFYYIGIMNETLGSVHTGHSPRFMIDEDVLHVGAATHAAIAERYLYEHGT; encoded by the exons ATGAAGTtattagagttttttttattaatattttccatCTTTCTTGATTTTCCGATCGTCACATCAaacgccggcgccggcgccgatGACCACCGTGATTTCACGTATTTTAAATCGACCCCCGCCGGCTTCACCAAGCCGcaagccgccgccgccgccgagaACATAAAAAATCAGTCTTTATCACTGAAGTTGAGCGGGTCATTGCCGGCCGGGTCGAGCTGTGGGGTTTGGACCCGGAAATGCTCCGACGAGCTCCTGAGGGTCGCCGGAGAAAGGGAGAACGTGGAGTGGATAACGGCGGTGAGGAGGAAGATCCACCGGAACCCTGAGCTGGCTTTCGAGGAGTTCGAGACTAGCCGGCTTATCCGGGATGAGCTGGACAAGATGGGGGTCCCATACGAGTTCCCTTTAGCCGTCACCGGAATCCGAGCCACCGTCGGCACCGGCGGCCCACCTTTCGTCGCTCTCCGGGCAGACATGGATGCTCTTCCCATCCAG GAAGCTGTAGAGTGGGAGCACAAGAGTAGGGTTGCAGGGAAGATGCACGCTTGCGGTCACGACGCTCATGTCGCCATGCTCCTCGGGGCCGCTAAGATCCTTAAAATCCGAGAAAACTATCTCAAG GGTACAGTGGTACTGATTTTCCAGCCAGCAGAAGAGGCTGGGAATGGAGCAAAAAGGATGATCAAAGATGGAGCTCTTGACAAAGTGGAGGCCATTTTTGCAGTGCATGTCTCTCATCAGCACCCCACCGGTGTGATTGGATCAAGACCGGGAGCGTTACTGGCTGGCTGTGGCTTTTTTCGGGCTGTGATCACCGGGGGTAAAAAAGGCCTGGCCAGTGTTGACCCTGTGGTTGCTGCCTCTGCTGCTGTTATCAGCTTGCAAGGCATTGTTTCGCGCGAAGCCAACCCGCTAGATGCTCAG GTGGTCTCAGTGACTTCAGTTGATACTGGGGATTCTCTCCATACCATACCAGAGACTGTTGTTCTTTGTGGCACTTTCAGGGCTTTCTCCAACTCCAATTTCTATCAGCTTCTGAAAAGAATAAGAGAG GTCTTTACAGAACAAGCAAGAGTGTTCAGATGTTCAGCGACAGTGGAGTTCTTCGAGGACAAGGACACAATTTATCCTCCAACAGTGAATGAAGAGAGGATGTATGAACACGTGAAGAAGGTCGCTGTGGATTTGgtcggtccaacaaatttcagAGTGGTTCCACCGATGATGGGTGCAGAAGATTTCTCGTTCTACTCTGAAGTCATACCTGCAGCCTTCTACTACATTGGGATAATGAATGAGACCTTGGGATCAGTGCACACCGGCCACTCACCTCGTTTCATGATCGACGAAGATGTCCTCCACGTAGGTGCAGCAACTCATGCTGCCATTGCTGAAAGATACCTGTACGAGCATGGGACATGA
- the LOC116006201 gene encoding ribosomal RNA small subunit methyltransferase NEP1, protein MVRAYKLKGQKRKKKAEKYDREEEIEQSSEEETAETSKKAKTEDTVADEEEAEKVVDLLAGIPVVSAEQSKKPGIIFILERASLEIAKIGKTYQLLNSDEHANFLKRNNRNPAEYRPDIAHQAMLMILDSRLNKAGRLKALYVRTEKGVLFEVKPHVRIPRTFKRFSGIMLQLLQKLNITAVGKREKLLRVIKNPVTQYLPIDCRKIGFSHSSEKLVDIHDYVANVDSDTNLVFVVGAMAHGKIDKDYVEDYISISDYPLSAAYCISMITNALERKWKML, encoded by the exons ATGGTCCGGGCTTACAAGTTGAAAGGGcagaagaggaaaaagaaggCGGAGAAGTATGATAGGGAAGAAGAAATAGAACAATCTTCAGAAGAGGAAACAGCCGAGACCAGTAAAAAGGCCAAGACTGAAGATACTGTAGCAGACGAAGAGGAAGCTGAGAAGGTGGTGGATTTACTAGCCGGTATTCCAGTTGTTTCAGCTGAACAGAGCAAAAAGCCTGGGATCATTTTTATTCTAGAGAGGGCATCACTGGAGATTGCCAAAATTGGAAAG ACTTACCAACTTCTCAACTCGGATGAGCATGCCAACTTTCTGAAGCGAAATAACCGAAACCCTGCTGAGTATCGACCTGATATTGCTCATCAG GCAATGCTTATGATTTTAGATAGCCGCTTAAATAAGGCTGGGAGATTGAAAGCTTTGTATGTGAGGACAGAAAAAGGTGTTCTTTTTGAAGTTAAACCTCATGTTCGTATCCCTAGGACATTTAAGCGATTTTCTGGTATCATGT TGCAATTGCTACAGAAGCTGAATATTACTGCTGTTGGTAAGAGAGAGAAGTTATTACGTGTCATAAAGAATCCTGTTACACAGTATCTTCCTATAGATTGTCGAAAAATTG GCTTTTCTCACAGTTCTGAGAAGTTGGTTGACATTCATGACTATGTTGCTAATGTTGATAGCGATACGAACCTTGTTTTCGTG GTTGGCGCAATGGCCCATGGGAAAATTGATAAAGATTACGTTGAAGATTATATATCAA TTTCTGATTATCCACTGAGCGCCGCGTACTGTATATCAATGATAACTAATGCTCTCGAGCGCAAGTGGAAGATGCTATAG